A genomic segment from Bacillus cereus G9842 encodes:
- a CDS encoding spore germination protein: protein MSKVQEKYQISPIFVFFLIHGAQFGAGVLGFARIIAKAAGYDGWIGVLLTGIIIHILIWMMYYSLKNTEGNLIDLHKQIFGKWIGNGISLIFMAYFFIVSISVVRTYVEIIQVWMFPSASTWMLTFFLCLISYYIISSGFRVITGICVISVGGTLGYLFLSLFILKFSHWDNLLPMFSHSFTDILKAAQLSIYSMTGFEIFLMVYPFVKEPEKSHKFAQYGALFSNFLYLFSTILAFTFFSEKQLLKTIWSQLSMTQVIKLPFIERLEYIAISGYALVIITSFILPLWAATRGTHEIFRVKQRGILIAFMLITLVVSQLLTNRHDINDFISNTSKVSFWLIYVYIPILFIIVWVKKKWKKPKEN from the coding sequence ATGAGTAAAGTTCAAGAAAAATATCAAATATCTCCTATCTTTGTTTTCTTCTTAATTCACGGTGCACAATTTGGAGCTGGCGTTCTCGGCTTCGCTCGAATTATAGCAAAAGCCGCCGGATACGACGGCTGGATAGGAGTTCTCCTCACAGGAATTATCATTCATATTCTCATCTGGATGATGTATTATTCATTAAAAAATACAGAAGGAAACTTAATTGATTTACACAAACAGATTTTTGGAAAATGGATTGGAAATGGTATTAGTCTCATCTTTATGGCTTATTTTTTTATTGTAAGTATTTCTGTCGTTCGAACCTATGTCGAAATTATTCAAGTGTGGATGTTTCCTAGCGCATCCACCTGGATGCTCACTTTCTTTTTATGTTTAATAAGTTATTACATTATTTCATCAGGATTCCGCGTCATTACAGGAATTTGTGTTATTTCCGTTGGTGGAACATTAGGTTATCTTTTTCTAAGTCTTTTCATTTTGAAATTCTCACATTGGGATAATTTACTTCCAATGTTTTCACATTCTTTTACAGATATTTTGAAAGCAGCTCAACTATCCATTTATAGTATGACAGGATTTGAAATTTTCCTTATGGTTTATCCGTTTGTTAAAGAACCAGAAAAATCCCATAAATTTGCACAATATGGTGCATTATTCTCTAACTTCTTATATTTATTTAGTACCATTCTCGCTTTTACATTCTTTAGCGAAAAACAACTACTCAAAACAATTTGGTCTCAACTGTCCATGACACAAGTTATTAAGCTTCCTTTTATCGAGCGACTTGAGTATATTGCTATTTCCGGTTATGCTCTCGTTATTATTACAAGCTTTATTCTACCTTTATGGGCCGCTACTCGAGGAACACATGAAATCTTTCGTGTAAAACAACGAGGTATTTTAATTGCATTTATGCTTATCACCTTAGTTGTTTCACAACTTTTAACAAATAGGCATGATATTAATGATTTTATTAGCAATACATCTAAAGTTAGTTTTTGGCTTATATATGTATACATCCCAATTCTATTTATTATTGTGTGGGTGAAAAAAAAATGGAAAAAACCAAAAGAAAATTAA